The proteins below are encoded in one region of Candidatus Zixiibacteriota bacterium:
- a CDS encoding DUF58 domain-containing protein, with protein MPDKDKDYRRFLKPEVVSRLKTMELKARMVVEGFMTGLHKSPYHGFSVEFAEHRQYMHGDNIRYIDWKVYGKSDRFYVKEFEEETNLKAYLLVDTSASMGYTSDQKKYLPKLEYCSYLAAAFSFLMLKQRDSVGVVGFDDKIHTYIPPRSSSSHIHILLKELDKLRASEKTDIAHTLHQMAERIKRRGLIIIMSDLLDDPAKIMAGLKHFRHRNHEVIVLHTLDPFERDFSFPQEAIFEDMETGEEITTLPWQIRKAYKKELDRVFDNFARECRMSNIDYHLIDTSLDYDYSLFAYLNKRSRLY; from the coding sequence ATGCCTGACAAAGATAAAGATTACAGAAGGTTTCTGAAGCCGGAGGTTGTCTCGCGGCTGAAGACTATGGAACTTAAGGCGCGCATGGTCGTGGAAGGTTTCATGACCGGACTGCATAAGTCGCCCTACCATGGTTTCTCGGTTGAATTCGCCGAACATCGCCAGTATATGCACGGCGACAATATCCGCTATATCGACTGGAAAGTGTACGGCAAGTCCGACCGTTTCTATGTCAAGGAGTTCGAGGAAGAGACCAACCTCAAAGCTTATCTGCTAGTCGACACTTCAGCTTCGATGGGCTACACCTCCGACCAGAAAAAGTACCTGCCCAAACTGGAGTACTGCTCCTATCTGGCGGCGGCATTTTCTTTTCTGATGCTCAAACAGCGTGATTCAGTCGGAGTGGTTGGCTTCGATGACAAGATACATACATATATTCCGCCGCGATCGTCATCATCGCACATTCATATTCTCCTGAAGGAACTGGACAAACTAAGAGCATCGGAAAAAACCGATATCGCCCATACACTTCACCAGATGGCTGAACGAATCAAACGTCGTGGTTTGATCATCATTATGTCCGATCTTCTGGATGATCCGGCGAAGATTATGGCCGGACTCAAGCATTTCCGCCACCGCAACCATGAAGTGATAGTCCTGCATACACTCGATCCATTCGAACGTGATTTCTCATTCCCGCAGGAAGCGATCTTTGAGGATATGGAAACCGGCGAGGAGATCACTACTCTCCCCTGGCAGATCAGGAAAGCCTATAAGAAAGAGCTTGACCGGGTTTTCGATAATTTCGCGCGGGAATGCCGGATGTCGAATATCGATTATCACCTGATCGACACTTCGCTGGACTATGACTACTCGCTGTTCGCTTACCTGAACAAACGGAGCAGGTTGTACTGA